In the genome of Mucisphaera calidilacus, one region contains:
- a CDS encoding RNA polymerase sigma factor codes for MRPTPDAQPVDDCLRRASAGDDGAWRQIVETYSRRVYGLLYKQCRDRELAEELTQETFVKMVRAVTKSDGYQERGRFESWLFRIAMNGLRDEMRRRQRQAVGRGNNPADEAGPDPIVALADTSTPDPLDNMTHQEQLASLRDCMQRLNDADREVLHLRHTAGLSFQQIAEALEKPLGTVLARAHRATGKLRKMMTEGLNEVDAA; via the coding sequence ATGAGACCCACACCCGACGCCCAGCCTGTCGATGATTGCCTGCGACGCGCGTCGGCGGGTGACGACGGTGCGTGGCGTCAGATCGTCGAGACCTACAGCAGGCGAGTCTACGGGCTGCTCTACAAGCAGTGCCGCGACCGCGAACTCGCCGAGGAACTCACACAGGAGACGTTTGTCAAGATGGTGCGGGCCGTGACGAAATCAGATGGCTACCAGGAACGCGGACGCTTCGAGTCCTGGCTCTTCCGCATCGCCATGAACGGCCTGCGTGACGAGATGCGCCGCCGACAGCGACAAGCCGTTGGCCGAGGCAACAACCCGGCCGATGAAGCCGGCCCGGATCCGATCGTCGCGCTCGCCGACACCAGCACCCCCGATCCGCTCGACAACATGACCCATCAGGAACAACTCGCGAGCCTCAGAGACTGCATGCAACGCCTCAACGACGCGGACCGCGAGGTCCTGCACCTCCGGCACACGGCCGGCCTGAGCTTTCAGCAGATCGCCGAGGCACTCGAAAAACCGCTCGGCACCGTCCTGGCGCGAGCACACCGCGCCACGGGCAAACTACGCAAGATGATGACCGAAGGCCTCAACGAGGTAGATGCGGCATGA
- a CDS encoding 7-cyano-7-deazaguanine synthase: MERAHTIVLCGGGVASLVAATLAQNDAQTATLRMTLLHADDGRENVGLRARHAKVQAQDLASARVHRIEMRHLLERSAALDPNRVPPESLLAPQLLIAAMSHALSYGADRVIWPVSGRGDAEASIAVTNTVLMIDGLARSYTKSPPAIETPLSDLKPEQVVRLGEQLGVDWTHAWSCLRKGRVPCGACQGCARRKASFEAAGLRDPLLAADAVLAV; the protein is encoded by the coding sequence ATGGAGCGTGCGCACACGATTGTTCTCTGTGGCGGGGGGGTTGCTTCGCTGGTTGCTGCGACGCTGGCCCAGAACGACGCTCAGACGGCGACGCTGCGGATGACGCTGCTGCACGCCGATGACGGCCGTGAGAACGTCGGCCTGCGGGCGCGTCACGCCAAGGTGCAGGCTCAGGACCTGGCGTCGGCGCGGGTGCATCGGATTGAGATGCGTCATCTGCTGGAGCGGTCGGCGGCTTTGGACCCGAACCGGGTGCCGCCCGAGTCGTTGCTGGCCCCGCAGCTGCTGATCGCCGCGATGAGTCACGCGTTGAGCTACGGAGCCGATCGCGTGATCTGGCCGGTCTCGGGCCGAGGGGACGCGGAGGCGTCGATCGCGGTCACCAACACGGTTCTGATGATCGACGGTCTGGCACGGAGCTATACGAAGTCACCGCCGGCGATCGAGACGCCTCTGAGCGATCTGAAGCCGGAGCAGGTGGTGCGGCTCGGCGAGCAGCTGGGCGTGGACTGGACGCACGCGTGGTCGTGCCTGCGGAAAGGGCGTGTGCCCTGCGGTGCGTGTCAGGGTTGTGCACGACGCAAGGCGTCGTTCGAGGCCGCGGGGCTGCGCGACCCGCTGCTGGCGGCCGATGCGGTGCTGGCTGTCTGA